DNA from Paratractidigestivibacter faecalis:
GGTTGCTGCACACGCCGCGGGTGGCCTGCTTGTCGCACGCGGGTCGGCCGAAGTTTGCCGTGGGGCCGCCGACGTCGGTGATGTAGCCCTTGAAGTGGGGGTCTGCCGTGAGGGCGCGGGCCTCCTCCATGATGCTCTTGTGGCTCCTGACCTGCAGGACGCGGCCCTGGTGGAAGGTGATGGCACAGAAGCTGCACTCGCCAAAGCAGCCGCGGTTGGCCGCAATGGAGAAGCGCACCTCGTCAAAGTCGAAGGCCGGCACGCCGCCCGCGGCGTCGTAGTCCGGGTGCCACGCGCGGGCGTAGGGCAGCTCGTAGACGCCGTCCAGCTCGGGGGTGGTGAGCGGGGGCTGCGGCGGGTTCTGCACCACGAAGAGGTTGTCGGCCGGGTAGGGCTCCACCAGGCGGTGGGCTGTCACGGAGTCCATGTTGCGGTACTGAACGGCAAAGCTGCGGGCGTAGTTGAGGCGGTCCGCGCGCAGCTCGTCGAAGGAGGGCAGCAGGTCGTAGTCGTAGACCTCGTCAAGCGAGTGAGCCTTGTAGGCAGAGCCGCAGATCCAGGTCACCTGGTCGATGGAAAGGCCCGAGTCCAGGGCCTCCGCCACCTCCACGATGGACTTCTCGCCCATTCCGTAGAGGACGAGGTCGGCACCGGAGTCAAGCAGGATGGAGCGCTTGAGGGAGTCCGACCAGTAGTCGTAGTGGGCAAGGCGGCGCAGGCTCGCCTCGATGCCGCCCAGCACGATGGCCGCGTGCTTGTACGTGCGCCTGATGAGGTTTGAGTAGACCACGCAGGCGTGGTCCGGGCGCGCCCCCATGACGCCCCCGGGGGTGTAGAAGTCCTTGCCGCGGCGGCGCTTGGCCACGGTGTAGTGGTTGACCATGGAGTCCATGTTACCGGCGGAGACCAGGAAGGCCAGGCGGGGCTCGCCCAGGACGGCAACGCTCTTGGGGTCGTGCCAGTCCGGCTGGCAGATCACGCCCACCTTGAAGCCGTGGGCCTCCAGGGTGCGCGTGATGATGGACATGCCAAAGCTGGGGTGGTCAACGTAGGCGTCGCCGCAGACGTAGACGAAGTCGCACTGCTCCCAGCCGCGAGCCTCCATGTCGGCGCGGCTGACGGGGAGAAACGCCTCACGTGGGGGACGGGCGGGCTCGGGAGCGGCTGCGGCCGGCCTGCGGCGCGCGTGGGAGCGCTGGCCGCCTTGGCTGCCTTGGCCTCGCTGGCCGGCTCGGCCGTTCTGGCCGCCTCGGCTTTGGGGGTTGCGCTTGCTGCTGTGGGCCTGGGCCATGGTGCGTCCGTCCTTCTCGACTGGGGGTGTTGCTCAATGGTAGCGCTCGGGGGCGGGCTTTGTGGTTTGTGGTGCCAACGTGGAGCGAGCGTGGTCAGATTGTGCATCCGACCAGCGGTTGATTGAGGGGGAGAAAACCGTGGTAAACCATAGTCACCTTCTTTCCTTGTTGCCCCCGCCGCCCCTCCAGCGACGGGGGCGCCTTCGTTTGTGGGGCGCCTGTGGGACGTTGGT
Protein-coding regions in this window:
- a CDS encoding YgiQ family radical SAM protein, whose protein sequence is MAQAHSSKRNPQSRGGQNGRAGQRGQGSQGGQRSHARRRPAAAAPEPARPPREAFLPVSRADMEARGWEQCDFVYVCGDAYVDHPSFGMSIITRTLEAHGFKVGVICQPDWHDPKSVAVLGEPRLAFLVSAGNMDSMVNHYTVAKRRRGKDFYTPGGVMGARPDHACVVYSNLIRRTYKHAAIVLGGIEASLRRLAHYDYWSDSLKRSILLDSGADLVLYGMGEKSIVEVAEALDSGLSIDQVTWICGSAYKAHSLDEVYDYDLLPSFDELRADRLNYARSFAVQYRNMDSVTAHRLVEPYPADNLFVVQNPPQPPLTTPELDGVYELPYARAWHPDYDAAGGVPAFDFDEVRFSIAANRGCFGECSFCAITFHQGRVLQVRSHKSIMEEARALTADPHFKGYITDVGGPTANFGRPACDKQATRGVCSNRRCMWPTLCKNMVVEEDSYAELLRDLRQLPGVKKVFVRSGVRFDYTLADKSDKFLEELVNHHVSGQLRLAPEHVSDTVLAAMGKPPRAVYDAFCRRFEQVTRRAGKEQYVVPYLISSHPGSTMKEAVELAEAVRDMGYMPEQVQDFYPTPSTMSTCMYYTGVDPRNMQPIYVPRDPHEKAMQRALIQYRKPENWRLVNEALHKAGRTDLIGFGEKCLIRPYPPKETDECGRGPRGKKRTSRR